A portion of the Esox lucius isolate fEsoLuc1 chromosome 20, fEsoLuc1.pri, whole genome shotgun sequence genome contains these proteins:
- the LOC105027291 gene encoding myc box-dependent-interacting protein 1 isoform X2, producing the protein MAEMGIGKGVTAGKLASNVQKKLTRAQEKVMQKLGKADETRDVAFEEGVINFNKQYTEGSKLQKDLRAYLTAVQTMHESSKNLQECLVDMYEPEWYGKDDVDSIAEDSDVLWTDYHQKLVDHALISMDTYLGQFPDIKSRIAKRDRKLVDYDSARHNYSSTHKGKKPGKDGGIKITKPASLLERATPGWAQGILSAHNIAQSSLSRNQAEDELERAQKVFEEINVDLQEELPSLWNSRVGFYVSTFQSMAGFEEKFHKEMARLDQNLYDVLVKLEQQDVSGELPRGSDAVNSLSPAGPPPIPKSPSKLRPAMPPRPESSPCRDMKPENIISLFDAPDISVTSPTQFDSPAGSNLLDMDLTAPAASSVSPASQPLSWDMWEPEEIPAPPEEPQGWDDDGTQPVRAAGWADDPIAAATAGWDDDGSLPVRVDVSQADDASQPAKVDDDSWADDAVATATSVVPTTAAEFEPAGWNDEEGVAKADTPTAVAAPTATALEESHVVETPATNGASETMEMPPGFLYKVTTMHDYAANDSDELEMKAGDIVLVVTFDNPEEQDEGWLMGMKEEDWIQNKGSALKGVFPENFTSRL; encoded by the exons ATGGCTGAGATGGGGATAGGGAAGGGGGTTACTGCCGGGAAACTCGCCAGTAACGTTCAGAAAAAATTGACACGGGCACAAGAAAAG GTTATGCAAAAGCTGGGTAAGGCCGATGAGACCAGAGACGTTGCGTTTGAGGAGGGGGTGATCAACTTTAACAAACAATAT ACGGAGGGCTCCAAACTGCAGAAGGACCTGAGGGCCTACTTGACTGCTGTTCAAA CAATGCACGAATCGTCCAAGAACCTCCAGGAGTGTCTGGTGGACATGTATGAGCCAGAGTGGTATGGCAAAGATGATGTGGACTCCATCGCGGAG GATTCTGATGTTCTGTGGACGGACTACCATCAGAAGCTAGTGGACCATGCTTTAATATCCATGGACACTTATCTAGGCCAGTTCCCCGATATTAAG TCTCGTATTGCTAAACGGGACAGGAAGTTGGTGGACTACGACAGTGCCAGACACAACTACTCCTCCACCCATAAAGGGAAGAAGCCAGGGAAGGATGGGGGTATCAAGATCACCAAG CCGGCCTCCCTGTTGGAGAGGGCCACCCCCGGCTGGGCTCAGGGCATCCTGTCCGCCCataacattgcccagagcagcCTGTCCAGGAACCAG gcggAGGACGAGTTGGAGAGAGCTCAGAAGGTGTTTGAGGAGATCAATGTAGATCTCCAGGAGGAGCTACCGTCTTTATGGAACAGTCGCGTTGGCTTCTACGTCAGCACATTCCAGAGTATGGCTGGCTTTGAGGAGAAGTTCCACAAAGAGATGGCCAGA CTTGACCAGAACCTGTACGATGTCCTTGTCAAACTTGAACAGCAGGACGTGTCAGG TGAGCTCCCCCGAGGATCTGATGCTGTCAACAGTCTGAGTCCAGCTGGACCTCCTCCCATTCCCAAGTCTCCCTCCAAG CTGCGACCAGCGATGCCCCCGAGGCCAGAGTCCAGCCCCTGTCGGGACATGAAGCCAGAGAACATCATCAGCCTGTTTGATGCTCCTGACATCAGTGTCACATCCCCAACACAG TTTGACAGCCCTGCCGGGTCCAACCTGTTGGATATGGACCTAACCGCCCCGGCCGCTTCATCTGTGTCCCCGGCCTCTCAG CCGTTATCCTGGGATATGTGGGAG CCAGAGGAGATCCCCGCTCCCCCGGAGGAGCCCCAGGGCTGGGATGACGACGGCACCCAGCCAGTGCGTGCCGCCGGCTGGGCCGATGATCCTATAGCTGCCGCCACGGCTGGCTGGGATGATGACGGCTCTCTGCCCGTGAGGGTGGATGTCTCCCAGGCGGATGATGCCTCTCAGCCGGCGAAGGTGGATGATGACTCCTGGGCGGATGACGCTGTTGCTACGGCTACATCCGTAGTGCCAACCACAGCTGCTGAGTTTGAGCCGGCTGGCTGGAATGATGAGGAGGGGGTTGCCAAG GCTGACACACCGACTGCTGTTGCAGCGCCAACAGCCACAGCACTTGAGGAG AGTCATGTTGTGGAGACACCAGCAACCAATGGGGCTTCAGAGACAATGGAGATGCCTCCTGGGTTCCTCTACAAA GTGACCACCATGCATGACTACGCTGCAAATGACTCAGATGAGTTAGAAATGAAGGCGGGAGACATTGTGTTGGTTGTGACCTTTGACAACCCAGAAGAGCAG
- the LOC105027291 gene encoding myc box-dependent-interacting protein 1 isoform X3: MAEMGIGKGVTAGKLASNVQKKLTRAQEKVMQKLGKADETRDVAFEEGVINFNKQYTEGSKLQKDLRAYLTAVQTMHESSKNLQECLVDMYEPEWYGKDDVDSIAEDSDVLWTDYHQKLVDHALISMDTYLGQFPDIKSRIAKRDRKLVDYDSARHNYSSTHKGKKPGKDGGIKITKPASLLERATPGWAQGILSAHNIAQSSLSRNQAEDELERAQKVFEEINVDLQEELPSLWNSRVGFYVSTFQSMAGFEEKFHKEMARLDQNLYDVLVKLEQQDVSGMAGNSGAPTTALARRSELPRGSDAVNSLSPAGPPPIPKSPSKLRPAMPPRPESSPCRDMKPENIISLFDAPDISVTSPTQPLSWDMWEPEEIPAPPEEPQGWDDDGTQPVRAAGWADDPIAAATAGWDDDGSLPVRVDVSQADDASQPAKVDDDSWADDAVATATSVVPTTAAEFEPAGWNDEEGVAKADTPTAVAAPTATALEESHVVETPATNGASETMEMPPGFLYKVTTMHDYAANDSDELEMKAGDIVLVVTFDNPEEQDEGWLMGMKEEDWIQNKGSALKGVFPENFTSRL, translated from the exons ATGGCTGAGATGGGGATAGGGAAGGGGGTTACTGCCGGGAAACTCGCCAGTAACGTTCAGAAAAAATTGACACGGGCACAAGAAAAG GTTATGCAAAAGCTGGGTAAGGCCGATGAGACCAGAGACGTTGCGTTTGAGGAGGGGGTGATCAACTTTAACAAACAATAT ACGGAGGGCTCCAAACTGCAGAAGGACCTGAGGGCCTACTTGACTGCTGTTCAAA CAATGCACGAATCGTCCAAGAACCTCCAGGAGTGTCTGGTGGACATGTATGAGCCAGAGTGGTATGGCAAAGATGATGTGGACTCCATCGCGGAG GATTCTGATGTTCTGTGGACGGACTACCATCAGAAGCTAGTGGACCATGCTTTAATATCCATGGACACTTATCTAGGCCAGTTCCCCGATATTAAG TCTCGTATTGCTAAACGGGACAGGAAGTTGGTGGACTACGACAGTGCCAGACACAACTACTCCTCCACCCATAAAGGGAAGAAGCCAGGGAAGGATGGGGGTATCAAGATCACCAAG CCGGCCTCCCTGTTGGAGAGGGCCACCCCCGGCTGGGCTCAGGGCATCCTGTCCGCCCataacattgcccagagcagcCTGTCCAGGAACCAG gcggAGGACGAGTTGGAGAGAGCTCAGAAGGTGTTTGAGGAGATCAATGTAGATCTCCAGGAGGAGCTACCGTCTTTATGGAACAGTCGCGTTGGCTTCTACGTCAGCACATTCCAGAGTATGGCTGGCTTTGAGGAGAAGTTCCACAAAGAGATGGCCAGA CTTGACCAGAACCTGTACGATGTCCTTGTCAAACTTGAACAGCAGGACGTGTCAGG AATGGCAGGTAACAGCGGGGCACCGACAACGGCGCTGGCTCGGAGGAG TGAGCTCCCCCGAGGATCTGATGCTGTCAACAGTCTGAGTCCAGCTGGACCTCCTCCCATTCCCAAGTCTCCCTCCAAG CTGCGACCAGCGATGCCCCCGAGGCCAGAGTCCAGCCCCTGTCGGGACATGAAGCCAGAGAACATCATCAGCCTGTTTGATGCTCCTGACATCAGTGTCACATCCCCAACACAG CCGTTATCCTGGGATATGTGGGAG CCAGAGGAGATCCCCGCTCCCCCGGAGGAGCCCCAGGGCTGGGATGACGACGGCACCCAGCCAGTGCGTGCCGCCGGCTGGGCCGATGATCCTATAGCTGCCGCCACGGCTGGCTGGGATGATGACGGCTCTCTGCCCGTGAGGGTGGATGTCTCCCAGGCGGATGATGCCTCTCAGCCGGCGAAGGTGGATGATGACTCCTGGGCGGATGACGCTGTTGCTACGGCTACATCCGTAGTGCCAACCACAGCTGCTGAGTTTGAGCCGGCTGGCTGGAATGATGAGGAGGGGGTTGCCAAG GCTGACACACCGACTGCTGTTGCAGCGCCAACAGCCACAGCACTTGAGGAG AGTCATGTTGTGGAGACACCAGCAACCAATGGGGCTTCAGAGACAATGGAGATGCCTCCTGGGTTCCTCTACAAA GTGACCACCATGCATGACTACGCTGCAAATGACTCAGATGAGTTAGAAATGAAGGCGGGAGACATTGTGTTGGTTGTGACCTTTGACAACCCAGAAGAGCAG
- the LOC105027291 gene encoding myc box-dependent-interacting protein 1 isoform X1, with protein sequence MAEMGIGKGVTAGKLASNVQKKLTRAQEKVMQKLGKADETRDVAFEEGVINFNKQYTEGSKLQKDLRAYLTAVQTMHESSKNLQECLVDMYEPEWYGKDDVDSIAEDSDVLWTDYHQKLVDHALISMDTYLGQFPDIKSRIAKRDRKLVDYDSARHNYSSTHKGKKPGKDGGIKITKPASLLERATPGWAQGILSAHNIAQSSLSRNQAEDELERAQKVFEEINVDLQEELPSLWNSRVGFYVSTFQSMAGFEEKFHKEMARLDQNLYDVLVKLEQQDVSGMAGNSGAPTTALARRSELPRGSDAVNSLSPAGPPPIPKSPSKLRPAMPPRPESSPCRDMKPENIISLFDAPDISVTSPTQFDSPAGSNLLDMDLTAPAASSVSPASQPLSWDMWEPEEIPAPPEEPQGWDDDGTQPVRAAGWADDPIAAATAGWDDDGSLPVRVDVSQADDASQPAKVDDDSWADDAVATATSVVPTTAAEFEPAGWNDEEGVAKADTPTAVAAPTATALEESHVVETPATNGASETMEMPPGFLYKVTTMHDYAANDSDELEMKAGDIVLVVTFDNPEEQDEGWLMGMKEEDWIQNKGSALKGVFPENFTSRL encoded by the exons ATGGCTGAGATGGGGATAGGGAAGGGGGTTACTGCCGGGAAACTCGCCAGTAACGTTCAGAAAAAATTGACACGGGCACAAGAAAAG GTTATGCAAAAGCTGGGTAAGGCCGATGAGACCAGAGACGTTGCGTTTGAGGAGGGGGTGATCAACTTTAACAAACAATAT ACGGAGGGCTCCAAACTGCAGAAGGACCTGAGGGCCTACTTGACTGCTGTTCAAA CAATGCACGAATCGTCCAAGAACCTCCAGGAGTGTCTGGTGGACATGTATGAGCCAGAGTGGTATGGCAAAGATGATGTGGACTCCATCGCGGAG GATTCTGATGTTCTGTGGACGGACTACCATCAGAAGCTAGTGGACCATGCTTTAATATCCATGGACACTTATCTAGGCCAGTTCCCCGATATTAAG TCTCGTATTGCTAAACGGGACAGGAAGTTGGTGGACTACGACAGTGCCAGACACAACTACTCCTCCACCCATAAAGGGAAGAAGCCAGGGAAGGATGGGGGTATCAAGATCACCAAG CCGGCCTCCCTGTTGGAGAGGGCCACCCCCGGCTGGGCTCAGGGCATCCTGTCCGCCCataacattgcccagagcagcCTGTCCAGGAACCAG gcggAGGACGAGTTGGAGAGAGCTCAGAAGGTGTTTGAGGAGATCAATGTAGATCTCCAGGAGGAGCTACCGTCTTTATGGAACAGTCGCGTTGGCTTCTACGTCAGCACATTCCAGAGTATGGCTGGCTTTGAGGAGAAGTTCCACAAAGAGATGGCCAGA CTTGACCAGAACCTGTACGATGTCCTTGTCAAACTTGAACAGCAGGACGTGTCAGG AATGGCAGGTAACAGCGGGGCACCGACAACGGCGCTGGCTCGGAGGAG TGAGCTCCCCCGAGGATCTGATGCTGTCAACAGTCTGAGTCCAGCTGGACCTCCTCCCATTCCCAAGTCTCCCTCCAAG CTGCGACCAGCGATGCCCCCGAGGCCAGAGTCCAGCCCCTGTCGGGACATGAAGCCAGAGAACATCATCAGCCTGTTTGATGCTCCTGACATCAGTGTCACATCCCCAACACAG TTTGACAGCCCTGCCGGGTCCAACCTGTTGGATATGGACCTAACCGCCCCGGCCGCTTCATCTGTGTCCCCGGCCTCTCAG CCGTTATCCTGGGATATGTGGGAG CCAGAGGAGATCCCCGCTCCCCCGGAGGAGCCCCAGGGCTGGGATGACGACGGCACCCAGCCAGTGCGTGCCGCCGGCTGGGCCGATGATCCTATAGCTGCCGCCACGGCTGGCTGGGATGATGACGGCTCTCTGCCCGTGAGGGTGGATGTCTCCCAGGCGGATGATGCCTCTCAGCCGGCGAAGGTGGATGATGACTCCTGGGCGGATGACGCTGTTGCTACGGCTACATCCGTAGTGCCAACCACAGCTGCTGAGTTTGAGCCGGCTGGCTGGAATGATGAGGAGGGGGTTGCCAAG GCTGACACACCGACTGCTGTTGCAGCGCCAACAGCCACAGCACTTGAGGAG AGTCATGTTGTGGAGACACCAGCAACCAATGGGGCTTCAGAGACAATGGAGATGCCTCCTGGGTTCCTCTACAAA GTGACCACCATGCATGACTACGCTGCAAATGACTCAGATGAGTTAGAAATGAAGGCGGGAGACATTGTGTTGGTTGTGACCTTTGACAACCCAGAAGAGCAG
- the LOC105027291 gene encoding myc box-dependent-interacting protein 1 isoform X5: protein MAEMGIGKGVTAGKLASNVQKKLTRAQEKVMQKLGKADETRDVAFEEGVINFNKQYTEGSKLQKDLRAYLTAVQTMHESSKNLQECLVDMYEPEWYGKDDVDSIAEDSDVLWTDYHQKLVDHALISMDTYLGQFPDIKSRIAKRDRKLVDYDSARHNYSSTHKGKKPGKDGGIKITKPASLLERATPGWAQGILSAHNIAQSSLSRNQAEDELERAQKVFEEINVDLQEELPSLWNSRVGFYVSTFQSMAGFEEKFHKEMARLDQNLYDVLVKLEQQDVSGMAGNSGAPTTALARRSELPRGSDAVNSLSPAGPPPIPKSPSKLRPAMPPRPESSPCRDMKPENIISLFDAPDISVTSPTQPLSWDMWEADTPTAVAAPTATALEESHVVETPATNGASETMEMPPGFLYKVTTMHDYAANDSDELEMKAGDIVLVVTFDNPEEQDEGWLMGMKEEDWIQNKGSALKGVFPENFTSRL from the exons ATGGCTGAGATGGGGATAGGGAAGGGGGTTACTGCCGGGAAACTCGCCAGTAACGTTCAGAAAAAATTGACACGGGCACAAGAAAAG GTTATGCAAAAGCTGGGTAAGGCCGATGAGACCAGAGACGTTGCGTTTGAGGAGGGGGTGATCAACTTTAACAAACAATAT ACGGAGGGCTCCAAACTGCAGAAGGACCTGAGGGCCTACTTGACTGCTGTTCAAA CAATGCACGAATCGTCCAAGAACCTCCAGGAGTGTCTGGTGGACATGTATGAGCCAGAGTGGTATGGCAAAGATGATGTGGACTCCATCGCGGAG GATTCTGATGTTCTGTGGACGGACTACCATCAGAAGCTAGTGGACCATGCTTTAATATCCATGGACACTTATCTAGGCCAGTTCCCCGATATTAAG TCTCGTATTGCTAAACGGGACAGGAAGTTGGTGGACTACGACAGTGCCAGACACAACTACTCCTCCACCCATAAAGGGAAGAAGCCAGGGAAGGATGGGGGTATCAAGATCACCAAG CCGGCCTCCCTGTTGGAGAGGGCCACCCCCGGCTGGGCTCAGGGCATCCTGTCCGCCCataacattgcccagagcagcCTGTCCAGGAACCAG gcggAGGACGAGTTGGAGAGAGCTCAGAAGGTGTTTGAGGAGATCAATGTAGATCTCCAGGAGGAGCTACCGTCTTTATGGAACAGTCGCGTTGGCTTCTACGTCAGCACATTCCAGAGTATGGCTGGCTTTGAGGAGAAGTTCCACAAAGAGATGGCCAGA CTTGACCAGAACCTGTACGATGTCCTTGTCAAACTTGAACAGCAGGACGTGTCAGG AATGGCAGGTAACAGCGGGGCACCGACAACGGCGCTGGCTCGGAGGAG TGAGCTCCCCCGAGGATCTGATGCTGTCAACAGTCTGAGTCCAGCTGGACCTCCTCCCATTCCCAAGTCTCCCTCCAAG CTGCGACCAGCGATGCCCCCGAGGCCAGAGTCCAGCCCCTGTCGGGACATGAAGCCAGAGAACATCATCAGCCTGTTTGATGCTCCTGACATCAGTGTCACATCCCCAACACAG CCGTTATCCTGGGATATGTGGGAG GCTGACACACCGACTGCTGTTGCAGCGCCAACAGCCACAGCACTTGAGGAG AGTCATGTTGTGGAGACACCAGCAACCAATGGGGCTTCAGAGACAATGGAGATGCCTCCTGGGTTCCTCTACAAA GTGACCACCATGCATGACTACGCTGCAAATGACTCAGATGAGTTAGAAATGAAGGCGGGAGACATTGTGTTGGTTGTGACCTTTGACAACCCAGAAGAGCAG
- the LOC105027291 gene encoding myc box-dependent-interacting protein 1 isoform X4, protein MAEMGIGKGVTAGKLASNVQKKLTRAQEKVMQKLGKADETRDVAFEEGVINFNKQYTEGSKLQKDLRAYLTAVQTMHESSKNLQECLVDMYEPEWYGKDDVDSIAEDSDVLWTDYHQKLVDHALISMDTYLGQFPDIKSRIAKRDRKLVDYDSARHNYSSTHKGKKPGKDGGIKITKPASLLERATPGWAQGILSAHNIAQSSLSRNQAEDELERAQKVFEEINVDLQEELPSLWNSRVGFYVSTFQSMAGFEEKFHKEMARLDQNLYDVLVKLEQQDVSGMAGNSGAPTTALARRSELPRGSDAVNSLSPAGPPPIPKSPSKLRPAMPPRPESSPCRDMKPENIISLFDAPDISVTSPTQFDSPAGSNLLDMDLTAPAASSVSPASQPLSWDMWEADTPTAVAAPTATALEESHVVETPATNGASETMEMPPGFLYKVTTMHDYAANDSDELEMKAGDIVLVVTFDNPEEQDEGWLMGMKEEDWIQNKGSALKGVFPENFTSRL, encoded by the exons ATGGCTGAGATGGGGATAGGGAAGGGGGTTACTGCCGGGAAACTCGCCAGTAACGTTCAGAAAAAATTGACACGGGCACAAGAAAAG GTTATGCAAAAGCTGGGTAAGGCCGATGAGACCAGAGACGTTGCGTTTGAGGAGGGGGTGATCAACTTTAACAAACAATAT ACGGAGGGCTCCAAACTGCAGAAGGACCTGAGGGCCTACTTGACTGCTGTTCAAA CAATGCACGAATCGTCCAAGAACCTCCAGGAGTGTCTGGTGGACATGTATGAGCCAGAGTGGTATGGCAAAGATGATGTGGACTCCATCGCGGAG GATTCTGATGTTCTGTGGACGGACTACCATCAGAAGCTAGTGGACCATGCTTTAATATCCATGGACACTTATCTAGGCCAGTTCCCCGATATTAAG TCTCGTATTGCTAAACGGGACAGGAAGTTGGTGGACTACGACAGTGCCAGACACAACTACTCCTCCACCCATAAAGGGAAGAAGCCAGGGAAGGATGGGGGTATCAAGATCACCAAG CCGGCCTCCCTGTTGGAGAGGGCCACCCCCGGCTGGGCTCAGGGCATCCTGTCCGCCCataacattgcccagagcagcCTGTCCAGGAACCAG gcggAGGACGAGTTGGAGAGAGCTCAGAAGGTGTTTGAGGAGATCAATGTAGATCTCCAGGAGGAGCTACCGTCTTTATGGAACAGTCGCGTTGGCTTCTACGTCAGCACATTCCAGAGTATGGCTGGCTTTGAGGAGAAGTTCCACAAAGAGATGGCCAGA CTTGACCAGAACCTGTACGATGTCCTTGTCAAACTTGAACAGCAGGACGTGTCAGG AATGGCAGGTAACAGCGGGGCACCGACAACGGCGCTGGCTCGGAGGAG TGAGCTCCCCCGAGGATCTGATGCTGTCAACAGTCTGAGTCCAGCTGGACCTCCTCCCATTCCCAAGTCTCCCTCCAAG CTGCGACCAGCGATGCCCCCGAGGCCAGAGTCCAGCCCCTGTCGGGACATGAAGCCAGAGAACATCATCAGCCTGTTTGATGCTCCTGACATCAGTGTCACATCCCCAACACAG TTTGACAGCCCTGCCGGGTCCAACCTGTTGGATATGGACCTAACCGCCCCGGCCGCTTCATCTGTGTCCCCGGCCTCTCAG CCGTTATCCTGGGATATGTGGGAG GCTGACACACCGACTGCTGTTGCAGCGCCAACAGCCACAGCACTTGAGGAG AGTCATGTTGTGGAGACACCAGCAACCAATGGGGCTTCAGAGACAATGGAGATGCCTCCTGGGTTCCTCTACAAA GTGACCACCATGCATGACTACGCTGCAAATGACTCAGATGAGTTAGAAATGAAGGCGGGAGACATTGTGTTGGTTGTGACCTTTGACAACCCAGAAGAGCAG